The sequence below is a genomic window from Synechococcus sp. PCC 7335.
GTTTGCTGCTGTTGATTTCGCCAGTGGGTATGGTGCTAGATCACGTAGCAGAAAATGCGATTCGCGATCGCCTAGCTAGAGCCGAAAGCCTAGACGTTCGGATTGACAACGGCCCCTCTTACCAGCTTTTGCAAGGGAAAGTTGATAAAGTGCGCGTTGTTGGACGTGGAATTTCACCTATCTTGGGACTGCGAATCGATGTTGCTGAGCTTGAGAGTGATCCGATTGACTTGGATTTTAATCGCTTACGTCAAGGCGAAGTCATTCTAGACCAAGCACTTCAGGGCGCGGCGCATATCGTACTGACCGAAGCGGATGTAAATGCCTTCTTGCGCTCTCCTTTTGTAGCCGAAAGGCTAAACAATCTGAACATTGGTGCTCTAGCGACTAATCCAGCACAGGCACGGGAAAGCGCTCGCTATCGTATCAATAGTCCAAGCGTAGATTTTCTAAACGACGGAGGAGCCTCTCAGGGGGAAGATCGTATCAGACTCAGGGCAGCGCTAGAAGATGTCGTAGAAGAGGCTAGCTTTGCAGTAGAGATAGAGACAGGACTGGCCATATCAGCAGGCGATCGCCTCATGCTGATTGATCCTATCGTCGTCGTCGATAGCAATCCAGTCGATCCGCGTTTGATCAACATAGTGTTGGGTGGGTTGAACAATCGCCTCGCCCTACAGCAGTTAGATGAGAGCGGTGTCATCGTCAGAATTATCAACTTTGACATAAAGGCAGATGCTCTAGATTTAGCGTTTTGGGTTCGAGTTGACCCTAGCTTTACTGCCCTAGCCACTAACGAATGAAGGCAAGTCGAATTGAAGCTTGCCTGGTAAGAAGGTGGGATAAGCAAAAAGGTAGGATGTTAAGAGGACTTCTACAACATAATGAAGGACTTTGTGCTCTCGTAAGCAACTCGCTGTTTGACCTGCTATCTCGACTTAATATCTCACTACGGCTGATCACTTCTATATGGCTCAATCTTCTAAATTCATGCGCCTAGTCGGCTATCTTAGGCCTCATTGGAAACCGGTGAGCTTGGGTCTACTATCGCTATTAATTGTCAATGCGCTAGGCGTAACGATTCCACTAATTATCGGCTACATCGTCGATGAGCTATCAGTTTCATTTACGTTCAATCGATTGGCCCTCTATGTGCTTTTAGTACTAGTACTTGCTAGCGTCATGTGGGTAATTCGCATGGCTTCGCGGATCTTCTTGTTTGGCGCTGGTCGGCAGGTCGAGTTCGATTTAAAGCAGCGTATTTTCGACCATTTACTAAAGCTCGAGCCGGCTTACTTTGGTCGCAACACGATTGGCGATCTGATCAACCGAGCGACTAGCGATGTTGATAATATCCGTCGCCTGTTGGGCTTTGCCGTCCTTAGTATGGCAAATACGCTGTTTGCCTATGTGATGATCGTGCCAACAATGGTGAGCTTAGATGGCAGCGTAGCGCTTTTCTCTTTGGCAGTCTATCCAGTTATGTTTGGTGTGGTAGCCGTGTTTGGCAATCGTCTACGCCGACAGCAGCTAGATGTTCAAGAAGAGATCTCTGACCTGAGCGATTTGATTCAAGAGGATATGGGTGGCATTTCTCTCATTAAAATATACGCTCAAGAAGAGAATGAACGTCGCGCTTTTGCTCGCCACAACCAAGATCTTTTGAGTGCAAACCTTGCATTGGCAAAAACGCGAAATACCCTATTCCCGCTATTAGGTGGCTTTGCTAGCCTGAGTCTGGTGATTGCTTTGGCAATTGGTTCTCAGGCAATTATTCGAGGTAGGCTGACGCCTGGAGATTTTGTCGCGGTTATTCTGTATATTCAGCAGCTTGTTTTTCCAACGGCGCTTTTGGGCTTCACCATCACAGCCTATCAAAGGGGTGAGGTTAGCCTAGATCGAATTGAAGCTATCTTTGAAGCACAACCTCGGATTCGTGATGCTTCAACCGCTGTTGCTTTACCAAACCCCATCGGACATCTTCGTGCCCAAGGACTGACCTTTAGCTACCCAGGTTCAAAAAGCCCTGCCTTAGATAATGTTAGTTTTCAGATCGAACCAGGACAGACGGTGGCTATTGTAGGTCCCATAGGCGCTGGCAAGTCTACGTTAGCCATGGCCTTACCTCGACTGCTAGAAATTGATCCTCAGCAGCTTTTTTTAGATGACTATGATGTGACGCAGATTAGGCTGAGTGATTTACGCGGCGCGATCGCCTTTGTCCCCCAAGACAGCTTCCTCTTTAGCACAACTATTCAAAACAACCTCCGCTACGGCGACCCAGCTACTGGCACACCCGAGGTCAAATCCGCTGCAAAAGAAGCCCAACTGCACAGTGAGATCCTTACCTTTCCTCAGCAGTACGAAACGATCGTTGGTGAGCGTGGCATTACTCTATCAGGCGGTCAACGTCAGCGCTCCGCCTTGGGAAGAGCGCTGCTAGTCGATGCACCAATCCTAGTTCTAGACGATGCGCTCTCTAGCGTAGATAACCAGACAGCTACTCGGATTTTGGCTAGCCTATCGAGTGATACTCGAAAGAAGACAGTGATCTTTGTGTCGCATCAGATGTCAGCAGCAGCAGCTTGCGATCGCATTCTAGTTATGAATCAAGGCCAAATTGTTCAATCTGGCACCCATGATGCGCTTATTAGCCAGTCTGGTCTGTACCAAGAGCTATGGAACCAACATAAGCTAAAAGAAGTTTTGCAATAGCTTTCACCTAATGATCTGAATTAGAGGTTTTCATGGCATCTGGCTTCTATGCCATCTATTAATCTAATCAAAACAATGTATTGCTCTTCAATGACTCTATGCAAAGCAAATAGAATGGGTGTGGAGAAGACGGGTATATGGTCTATCTGATGATCTATTGAGCCTGTGATGAAGGTGATTTTGGCTTCAACCCAACGTCGATTTGGTCCAAATTATGGCAAGTGCTAGAAACTATTTTTTCTATTTAGCTAATTTAGCTAGGGCTTTAGCCGCAGGCTGGATGATAGCTGGATGTGCCTCGCCTGCTACCTCACCTTTGGAGCAAACCGCACCTTTGGATCAAGTAGATCAGACATCTTCTGCGATCGCACCTGATGAATCAGCAGACGCATCAGTTAGTGGATCAGCGGAACTACTTGCCCAGTCCCCTACGCCACAGCTAGTTACCCTAGTAGATTCGTTAGAGCATCCGTGGGGTATAGCTTGGTTACCTGACGGGACCACGCTGTTAACCGAAAGACCAGGGCGACTACGAATCTTTAAAGATGGAGTACTTGATCCAACGCCTGTAGATGGTCTACCGACAGTATTCAATAGAGGGCAGGGCGGCTTGATGGATGTCTCTGTCCACCCTCAGTTTGCAGAAAATCAATGGGTATATTTTACCTACGCCGATGGTACCGGCTCGGCTAACCGTATGCGGGTTGCGCGTGCTCGTTTTGATGGGCGTACTCTTTCTGAGTGGCAGGTCATTTTTGAGACAAACCGGACCAAAGAAGGGACTCAGCACTTTGGCTCTCGTCTAGCTTGGCTACCGGACAACACACTGCTGGTTTCGATCGGTGATGGAGGTAATCCACCGGTATCGCTAGAAGGGGAGTTGATTCGTAATCAAGCCCAAAATCTCAGCTCTCATCTAGGTTCAATAGTGCGGATTAATGACGATGGCTCAATTCCTGCCGACAATCCCTTCGTGGATACGTCTGAAGCTGATCCAGCTATTTGGAGCTATGGCCATCGCAACATCCAGGGGGTGGCCATAGACAGCGCGACAGGCCAGGTATGGGCTACAGAGCACGGCTCTAGAGGCGGAGATGAGCTGAATCAGGTAGCACCTGGAGAGAACTATGGCTGGCCGGTTGTCACCCATAGCCGTGAGTATTCGGGTGGAGAAATTTCATCAGAGCGATCGCGTCCCGGTATGATCGATCCTTTAGTTGTTTGGACGCCTGCGATCGCACCTTCTGGTCTGATGGTATATAGAGGCGAACTGGTTCCCCAATGGCAGGGTGATTTGTTCGCCGGTGGGCTTGTCTCGCAATCTGTTCAACACATTCAGCTAGATGACTCAGGCACTATACTTGGCCAAACGCCTATCGACATTGGACAAAGGGTGCGAGACGTTGCTCAAGGCCCAGACGGACAGATCTATGTTCTGACAGACGAACCTAGCGGCCGCTTGATACGATTAGAACCTAGTTAGAAGACAACTCTGCTCAGTAAACCTGCTCAAGCTAAGAGTAGCTACTGGGGAAACGAAAGCGCAGGCGAGCTATGCTCTAACAAGTACTTTGTCTGCTTTGGTGCTACTCCCAGGTTTCTAACGCTGCAGTCCAAGAAGACAGTCGACTAGAGACTTGCGATCGCCTAGACTCAAAGGTCGCCGCTACCCAGATAAAGACTAACCCCAACACAATACCTACCGCCCACAGCAATAGGGAGTTTGCGCTGATGAACAGCCACAGCACCCGCAAAATCTGTAGGACAAAAGTAGCCGTACCGACGTACAAAAAGGCTCTAACTTTCAAAATAAGTCCTGCAAAGATGAACAGAATTCCAATTGCGATCGCTACAGCCGCAAACACCAGCAGCGCCTCGGAAACTTCTGTTTGATATAGAGCGCTGACACCAACTATCCCACTTGCAAGTATCCTGATCCAGTGCTTTTGCTGTCGTTTCGAGCCGTTGCGAAGATACGGCTCTACTTCGGTTATGTATAAAATTGAAAGTGAGACGATTAGACTAAAGGTCACAGCAGTGAGCCATTCTCTACCGTTCAAGTAGTCCAGCAGCGTGAGATCAAATAAAGCCATACCGATGTAGCTTAGTCTGATCCTATCGGTTCGGTTTGCCATCCACGCATAAAAGGCAGCGATGATCAACAATCCTAGAGTTTGAACCTCTAGCAGCGTGATGCTAAGGGTCAGTAGCGGCAGCCAAAGGCCAAGCAATCGAATTTCATCTCTCCAGCCCAGTCGCTCCCACGATATGACATAGAGCACAGAACCGATACCGCAGGCGATCGCCCCTCCCCAGACCAACAATCCGGTTTGGTTAGGAAACCATGCGAATCGGTCGTAGGCTACGCACAGTAATCCTCCCAAAAGGCCTAGTCTTGTCCAAGTAGTATGATTAGCGATTAATGGATGCGGTGTCCATAGGCGATTACCCACGACCACCGCATAGCTAGAAGTGAGTAGCGCTGTTACCGTCCAAAGCAAGATGCCCTGTGGCTGACTAAGTTCTTGAACTGGCGCGATCACACAGAGCACCCCTGCTACTACCCAATGGCCGTGATTTGCTAGCGTGATTAGCCGAAAAGGAAGCTTTGAATATTTCGCTAGCCAGTGCCCAGCGACTCGGTATAGCGCAGTCAGTAGCAGGGCTAACACCGCCATCAACGTCAGGCCATCACCCACCTGACCACCGCTTAGTTGCAGTAATCGGTAGACCAGCAGCTCATAAGCGCCTATCGAAAAGCCCAAGAGTCCGAGACAGCTCAGCAAGTCGGAATTGCGTTGACCCCAAGCTCTTCTACGGCCTACCCCGATTAAAACGAGGCCCGCTACTACAGTCAGCCAGCCTGTTCCTGCTGTGAAAGTTGCATGTCCTAGCCATAGTCCCAAAGCGGCGTAGAGAACGGGAATAACATGCCAGCTAGTGCGATAGGAAGGACGTTTTAGCGTCCAGACATCACCAGCAATCTGGGTAGCCAATCCTATTGATAGCGTTGCGACTCCTAGCAGCGTCAGCGTATAGGCAACCTCGATTTCTGGCGGGATCTGAAGCATCAAGGCTAAGGCAACCACAATTTCGATAGCCCAGGCTAGAGTGTAATACTGCCAGTTGGTGGCGCGGTGACGCAGACGTTCAGCCAAAGCAGCCATCAGCAGAATGAAGCTGGCTAGCAGATAGTTGAAGTAGACAACTTCACTGGAAGTGGCAATTTGAGAATCGAATAGTGCGATTGCTGTGGCAAGCGTTCCCCACGCTAATAGCATCAGCAGCAATCCCATGGCCCAGTTGCGCACGGCTTTGGTAAAGAGCTGCCTTAGTTCACCTTCAGTTCGCCCTGCCAGTCTTCTGCGTATCAACCACAGCGCCCAGATTGTGATCGCCCAAAAAACCGTCAGCCTGCCAGCGCTATGTTCCATTCGCTCTAGCAGACCTCGCCAAACAAGGCTAGTCGTTAGTAGCAGCGCAAAGCCAACGGTAAACTGAGCGGCCCACAGACTTCGCCAGATACGGCTGTTGATTCCCGTGCAGAGAGTAGCGATCGCAAAGCTAAAAAGAGTAACCGGCCAGTTGATTAGCCAGGGTACCTGCATCAAAAAGCCGAGAGTAGCTACCTTTGCAGTAGTTCTAGGCTTCAGGGTATGACGATGGTTGGCAACTACAGTCAGCACAGCGGGCACCCATAGCCATAGCCAGGGGGGCGTATCCGCCCAGCCCGACAGCAGCAGACCGTAGCCGATAGCAGCTAGACCAAGACCTGCTCCCCAAGTATTTAGCTGTAGTCGCTGACTGCGTAGGTACGGATGACAAAGAAGTTCTATAGTCATCGCGGCTAATGCAATACAGCCCCAAATTGAGGTACTCAGGTTCAGCGCAATGTAGTAGATCCAGCTAGCTACTGCGGCTAAGCCCAACCCGTGCGTTAGCGTCAGCAGATGGTCGGAGAACGTGCGTCGGTGGGTCAATACCCAGGCCAAAGTAGCTGTCGATAAAGTGAGGTTGATAGCGGCGGTAAAGCTGTTGCCTAAACTCAATAGTGCTAGAAATAGACCGCCCCACAGCGCTATCTGTTCTGTTTGCTGCGCTAACTTTTGCTGTTCTTGGCGGCGAAGATACACAGTGAATGCCAGCACGCCCAGCAAAAAAGGAAAAAAGCCAAGACTAGCCCAGTCCACAGCCTCAATGTTGCCTACATCAAACCAAGTTGATAAAAGCGTCAGCAGGCGATCGCGCCAGATCGCTGGTAGTACCTTCCACAAGAGCGCGTAGGTCTGTAGCGAAATGCCTAGGACCGCCAGCAGGTAGTCTCTTGTCCAAGACCGATGCAGTTTTGACCAGATTAGGTTGATCGCTAGCACACTGATTGCGATCGCCTGTAAAGGCGGTACTTGCCCGGCTGTGATTATCCAACCCAACAACAGAAGACCAAACCCAGCGCGTTCCCAGACAACCCGACTTGCCTTTTGCCGAGTTAGCCATATCAATAGCCAACCACAAATGCCCGCTGCTAATCCCAGTTGATAGGGCGGCACCTGTGCAACCAATAAGCTACGAACTAACAGAACGACACCAGAGAGCATGACCGCCAACACATCGAACGACAGTCCGCTATTTAATGAGCCATCTAGGTTCGCAGTTGAGTCATTCGGTAGCTCTGTTGTATCGATTGTTGTATTGGTAGTTGAGGTGACAGTTGGATCTATCGGAGCAGAAGTAACAGTATCAGAAGTAACAGTTGGATCTATCGGAGCAGGTGCTGACCTATCAGCGACTTCAGCAGCATGGCGGTCTTGATAGATTAAATTAGCCGCTGTTGAGATAGCGCCAATATAGGTAGCGAGTACTGGCCAGGCTGCAAAGCTCCATCCCCAATGCAGCCAGCTCAGTCCAACTAGGTTGATCTGATTGGTGCGCCGAGGCATCAGTTCATTCGAAAAACTTAAGGGGAGTAGGGTGAGGGCGATCGCTGCCACGCTACAGACGGCTACGCCAATCGCACCACTTAGAGCACCAAAGCGATCCATCATCCAGAAATTCACCGGAATCAGCAGCATCGTCGCTAGTGCTAGCATTCGCCCAGTACTTTGCAAGTTGTCCTGCCTTTGCGCCCAAAGACTCGCCCCCCAAAACGCCAGCGTATAGGCAAACAGCACACAGTATTGTCCGACTGGTGAGAACGACTCCCACTGGCTTGCTGCCAGCACACCCGACGAAACAACAACTAAAAAGACACCTAAAAACAGCAGCCAGATAACGCTAATTTCTTCGACTAACGCTGCCGCCGCTTGAGCAATTCGGTTAGGCGATCGCACACTTAGCGGCTGACTCTCTTCTGTTGTCGTAGGGTCTAGCTCACTTAATGCTTCAGTAGCTTCGCCACCCAAGGGCTTGTACACCAACGGCAACGGCTCGCTCATCGTCGACGCGATTTCTCGTACCTGCGCGTCAGAGAGCAGTCCTAGTTTCACCCAATCATCTAGCCCCTCTAGCAGCCGACCGCTGACTTGTGGCGAGGTCAAATCTAGCCGAATATTGAGCCGCATGGT
It includes:
- a CDS encoding DUF2993 domain-containing protein, producing MEIVTVFLSSLLLLISPVGMVLDHVAENAIRDRLARAESLDVRIDNGPSYQLLQGKVDKVRVVGRGISPILGLRIDVAELESDPIDLDFNRLRQGEVILDQALQGAAHIVLTEADVNAFLRSPFVAERLNNLNIGALATNPAQARESARYRINSPSVDFLNDGGASQGEDRIRLRAALEDVVEEASFAVEIETGLAISAGDRLMLIDPIVVVDSNPVDPRLINIVLGGLNNRLALQQLDESGVIVRIINFDIKADALDLAFWVRVDPSFTALATNE
- a CDS encoding ABC transporter ATP-binding protein — protein: MAQSSKFMRLVGYLRPHWKPVSLGLLSLLIVNALGVTIPLIIGYIVDELSVSFTFNRLALYVLLVLVLASVMWVIRMASRIFLFGAGRQVEFDLKQRIFDHLLKLEPAYFGRNTIGDLINRATSDVDNIRRLLGFAVLSMANTLFAYVMIVPTMVSLDGSVALFSLAVYPVMFGVVAVFGNRLRRQQLDVQEEISDLSDLIQEDMGGISLIKIYAQEENERRAFARHNQDLLSANLALAKTRNTLFPLLGGFASLSLVIALAIGSQAIIRGRLTPGDFVAVILYIQQLVFPTALLGFTITAYQRGEVSLDRIEAIFEAQPRIRDASTAVALPNPIGHLRAQGLTFSYPGSKSPALDNVSFQIEPGQTVAIVGPIGAGKSTLAMALPRLLEIDPQQLFLDDYDVTQIRLSDLRGAIAFVPQDSFLFSTTIQNNLRYGDPATGTPEVKSAAKEAQLHSEILTFPQQYETIVGERGITLSGGQRQRSALGRALLVDAPILVLDDALSSVDNQTATRILASLSSDTRKKTVIFVSHQMSAAAACDRILVMNQGQIVQSGTHDALISQSGLYQELWNQHKLKEVLQ
- a CDS encoding PQQ-dependent sugar dehydrogenase, with the protein product MASARNYFFYLANLARALAAGWMIAGCASPATSPLEQTAPLDQVDQTSSAIAPDESADASVSGSAELLAQSPTPQLVTLVDSLEHPWGIAWLPDGTTLLTERPGRLRIFKDGVLDPTPVDGLPTVFNRGQGGLMDVSVHPQFAENQWVYFTYADGTGSANRMRVARARFDGRTLSEWQVIFETNRTKEGTQHFGSRLAWLPDNTLLVSIGDGGNPPVSLEGELIRNQAQNLSSHLGSIVRINDDGSIPADNPFVDTSEADPAIWSYGHRNIQGVAIDSATGQVWATEHGSRGGDELNQVAPGENYGWPVVTHSREYSGGEISSERSRPGMIDPLVVWTPAIAPSGLMVYRGELVPQWQGDLFAGGLVSQSVQHIQLDDSGTILGQTPIDIGQRVRDVAQGPDGQIYVLTDEPSGRLIRLEPS
- a CDS encoding DUF2157 domain-containing protein; amino-acid sequence: MRLNIRLDLTSPQVSGRLLEGLDDWVKLGLLSDAQVREIASTMSEPLPLVYKPLGGEATEALSELDPTTTEESQPLSVRSPNRIAQAAAALVEEISVIWLLFLGVFLVVVSSGVLAASQWESFSPVGQYCVLFAYTLAFWGASLWAQRQDNLQSTGRMLALATMLLIPVNFWMMDRFGALSGAIGVAVCSVAAIALTLLPLSFSNELMPRRTNQINLVGLSWLHWGWSFAAWPVLATYIGAISTAANLIYQDRHAAEVADRSAPAPIDPTVTSDTVTSAPIDPTVTSTTNTTIDTTELPNDSTANLDGSLNSGLSFDVLAVMLSGVVLLVRSLLVAQVPPYQLGLAAGICGWLLIWLTRQKASRVVWERAGFGLLLLGWIITAGQVPPLQAIAISVLAINLIWSKLHRSWTRDYLLAVLGISLQTYALLWKVLPAIWRDRLLTLLSTWFDVGNIEAVDWASLGFFPFLLGVLAFTVYLRRQEQQKLAQQTEQIALWGGLFLALLSLGNSFTAAINLTLSTATLAWVLTHRRTFSDHLLTLTHGLGLAAVASWIYYIALNLSTSIWGCIALAAMTIELLCHPYLRSQRLQLNTWGAGLGLAAIGYGLLLSGWADTPPWLWLWVPAVLTVVANHRHTLKPRTTAKVATLGFLMQVPWLINWPVTLFSFAIATLCTGINSRIWRSLWAAQFTVGFALLLTTSLVWRGLLERMEHSAGRLTVFWAITIWALWLIRRRLAGRTEGELRQLFTKAVRNWAMGLLLMLLAWGTLATAIALFDSQIATSSEVVYFNYLLASFILLMAALAERLRHRATNWQYYTLAWAIEIVVALALMLQIPPEIEVAYTLTLLGVATLSIGLATQIAGDVWTLKRPSYRTSWHVIPVLYAALGLWLGHATFTAGTGWLTVVAGLVLIGVGRRRAWGQRNSDLLSCLGLLGFSIGAYELLVYRLLQLSGGQVGDGLTLMAVLALLLTALYRVAGHWLAKYSKLPFRLITLANHGHWVVAGVLCVIAPVQELSQPQGILLWTVTALLTSSYAVVVGNRLWTPHPLIANHTTWTRLGLLGGLLCVAYDRFAWFPNQTGLLVWGGAIACGIGSVLYVISWERLGWRDEIRLLGLWLPLLTLSITLLEVQTLGLLIIAAFYAWMANRTDRIRLSYIGMALFDLTLLDYLNGREWLTAVTFSLIVSLSILYITEVEPYLRNGSKRQQKHWIRILASGIVGVSALYQTEVSEALLVFAAVAIAIGILFIFAGLILKVRAFLYVGTATFVLQILRVLWLFISANSLLLWAVGIVLGLVFIWVAATFESRRSQVSSRLSSWTAALETWE